A part of Gambusia affinis linkage group LG19, SWU_Gaff_1.0, whole genome shotgun sequence genomic DNA contains:
- the zgc:86896 gene encoding actin-related protein 2/3 complex subunit 1A-A isoform X1 translates to MSLHSFGLEPLSCHAWNKDRSQIAVSPNNNVVNIYEKKGKDWHKIHELTEHSGRITGVDWAPVSNRIVTCASDRNAYVWTLKDGVWKPTLVLVRINRAATCVKWSPLENKFALGSGARLISVCYFEKENDWWLSKHIKKSIRSTVLSLDWHPNNILLAAGSADLHCRIFSTYIKEIEDKPGPTAWGTKMPFGELLLEHKDCGGWVHSVSFSPSGDQLAWVAHNSSLTVVDAAQGKEVTQLTTDLLPLLSVLYVNSTDIVAAGHDCCPYLFTYTGPHTLECVKKLDIPKQTSKGSLSAMQHFRNLDKKATEEDNNELETLHQNSIMQLCVVSGEKAKVEKYSSVGLDGAMVIWNFKD, encoded by the exons ATGTCGCTCCATAGCTTTGGGCTTGAGCCGCTCTCCTGCCACGCCTGGAACAAAGATAGGTCTC AAATTGCTGTGAGTCCTAACAACAATGTGGTGAACATTTATGAGAAGAAAGGCAAAGACTGGCATAAGATTCATGAGCTGACTGAGCACAGTGGACGCATCACAG GTGTTGATTGGGCGCCTGTGTCCAACCGTATTGTGACCTGTGCCTCTGATCGTAATGCCTATGTGTGGACGCTGAAAGATGGTGTGTGGAAGCCCACTCTCGTCCTGGTGCGTATCAACCGTGCTGCCACCTGTGTGAAATGGTCCCCGCTGGAGAACAAGTTTGCCTTGGGGAGTGGAGCTCGGCTCATCTCTGTCTGCTACTTTGAAAAAGAGAATGACTG GTGGCTGAGCAAGCACATTAAGAAGTCCATCCGTTCAACAGTTCTCAGTCTAGACTGGCATCCCAACAACATTCTACTGGCAGCTGGGTCTGCAGATCTTCACTGCAG GATTTTCTCAACCTACATCAAGGAAATCGAGGACAAACCAGGCCCCACAGCTTGGGGGACCAAGATGCCTTTTGGGGAGTTGCTGTTGGAGCATAAAGACTGTGGTGGGTGGGTGCACAGTGTCTCCTTCTCCCCTAGTGGGGACCAATTGGCCTGGGTGGCTCACAACAGCAGCCTCACTGTGGTTGATGCAGCACAGGGGAAGGA GGTAACCCAGCTAACCACAGACCTTCTGCCACTGCTGAGTGTCCTTTATGTCAACTCTACAGATATTGTTGCTGCG GGCCACGATTGCTGCCCTTACCTGTTTACCTACACAGGTCCACATACCCTGGAGTGTGTGAAGAAGCTGGATATCCCAAAGCAGACATCAAAAGGCAGTTTGTCAGCCATGCAGCACTTCCGTAACCTGGACAAGAAGGCCACTGAGGAGGATAACAATGAGTTGGAAACTCTTCATCAGAACAGCATCAT GCAGCTGTGTGTTGTATCAGGGGAGAAAGCCAAAGTGGAAAAGTACAGCAGCGTAGGCCTGGATGGAGCCATGGTGATCTGGAATTTTAAG
- the zgc:86896 gene encoding actin-related protein 2/3 complex subunit 1A-A isoform X2 produces MDQTIFEPPQWTIKEYYDTLAQPCSLQRLLKVASKCIVALGDWSLVIPTIDLMLLMEEVEWQCQAMFAVTISEPPPPMPDILLSVLLHSSSPFSVSWTSLQHQPQWLSKHIKKSIRSTVLSLDWHPNNILLAAGSADLHCRIFSTYIKEIEDKPGPTAWGTKMPFGELLLEHKDCGGWVHSVSFSPSGDQLAWVAHNSSLTVVDAAQGKEVTQLTTDLLPLLSVLYVNSTDIVAAGHDCCPYLFTYTGPHTLECVKKLDIPKQTSKGSLSAMQHFRNLDKKATEEDNNELETLHQNSIMQLCVVSGEKAKVEKYSSVGLDGAMVIWNFKD; encoded by the exons ATGGACCAAACTATTTTTGAACCTCCTCAATGGACTATTAAAGAATACTATGATACATTGGCTCAACCCTGCTCTCTCCAGAGACTACTCAAGGTAGCCTCAAAATGTATCGTCGCTCTGGGGGACTGGTCACTTGTAATCCCTACGATCGACTTGATGTTGCTGATGGAGGAGGTTGAATGGCAATGCCAGGCAATGTTTGCAGTAACAATCAGCGAGCCACCACCACCTATGCCAGACATTCTGCTCTCTGTCCTCCTCCACAGCTCCAGTCCCTTCTCTGTGTCATGGACCAGTTTGCAGCATCAGCCCCA GTGGCTGAGCAAGCACATTAAGAAGTCCATCCGTTCAACAGTTCTCAGTCTAGACTGGCATCCCAACAACATTCTACTGGCAGCTGGGTCTGCAGATCTTCACTGCAG GATTTTCTCAACCTACATCAAGGAAATCGAGGACAAACCAGGCCCCACAGCTTGGGGGACCAAGATGCCTTTTGGGGAGTTGCTGTTGGAGCATAAAGACTGTGGTGGGTGGGTGCACAGTGTCTCCTTCTCCCCTAGTGGGGACCAATTGGCCTGGGTGGCTCACAACAGCAGCCTCACTGTGGTTGATGCAGCACAGGGGAAGGA GGTAACCCAGCTAACCACAGACCTTCTGCCACTGCTGAGTGTCCTTTATGTCAACTCTACAGATATTGTTGCTGCG GGCCACGATTGCTGCCCTTACCTGTTTACCTACACAGGTCCACATACCCTGGAGTGTGTGAAGAAGCTGGATATCCCAAAGCAGACATCAAAAGGCAGTTTGTCAGCCATGCAGCACTTCCGTAACCTGGACAAGAAGGCCACTGAGGAGGATAACAATGAGTTGGAAACTCTTCATCAGAACAGCATCAT GCAGCTGTGTGTTGTATCAGGGGAGAAAGCCAAAGTGGAAAAGTACAGCAGCGTAGGCCTGGATGGAGCCATGGTGATCTGGAATTTTAAG